The Bos indicus x Bos taurus breed Angus x Brahman F1 hybrid chromosome 10, Bos_hybrid_MaternalHap_v2.0, whole genome shotgun sequence genome has a segment encoding these proteins:
- the PLCB2 gene encoding 1-phosphatidylinositol 4,5-bisphosphate phosphodiesterase beta-2 isoform X2, which translates to MSLLNPVLLPPTVKAYLSQGERFIKWDDETTIASPVILRVDPKGYYLYWTYQSKEMELLDITSIRDTRFGKFAKMPKSQKLREVFNMNIPDNFLLKTLTVVSGPDMVDLTFHNFVSYKDNVGKDWAEDVLALAKHPLTANASRSTFLDKILVKLKMQLNPEGKIPVKNFFQMFPADRKRVEAALSACHLPKGKNDAINPEDFPESVYKSFLMSLCSRPEIDEIFTSYHSKAKPYMTKEHLAKFINQKQRDSRLNSLLFPPARPDQVQGLIDKYEPSGINVQRGQLSPEGMVWFLCGPENSVLAQDKLLLHHDMTQPLNHYFINSSHNTYLTAGQFSGLSSAEMYRQVLLAGCRCVELDCWKGKPPDEEPIITHGFTMTTDIYFKEAIEAIAESAFKTSPYPVILSFENHVDSPRQQAKMAEYCRTMFGDMLLTEPLEKFPLKPGIPLPSPEDLRGKILIKNKKNQFSGSASPSKELDGEAEGSSPPNAPVGEDTVWAGEEGAELEEEEVEEEEEESGNLDEEEIKKMQSDEGTAGLEVTAYKEMSSLVNYIQPTKFISFEFSAQKNRSYVISSFTELKAYDLLSKSSVQFVDYNKRQMSRIYPKGTRMDSSNYMPQMFWNAGCQMVALNFQTMDLPMQQNMALFEFNGQSGYLLKHEFMRRSDKQFNPFSVDRIDVVVATTLSITVISGQFLSERSVRTYVEVELFGLPGDPKRRYRTKLSPSTNSINPVWKEEPFVFEKILMPELASLRVAVMEEGNKFLGHRIIPISALNSGYHHLCLHNESNMPLTMPALFVFLEMKDYVPDTWADLTVALANPIKFFSAHDKKAVKLKEAMGGQSESPFPLGNHPASQINGASAPTSNGSAAAGAKREEATKETAEPQTASLEELRELKGVVKLQRRQEKELRELGRRGVRRWEELLQRGAAQLAGLGPPGAGGSGGCRGRKLGPGKGSRKKRTLPGEDTAGAASAEGPEGEDVRLRELRDRLELELLQLGEEQCECVMKLKEQHAAQ; encoded by the exons GAAACGACGATAGCCTCTCCGGTTATCCTCCGTGTGGATCCCAAGGGCTACTACTTGTACTGGACATATCAGAGTAAG GAGATGGAGCTCCTGGATATCACCAGCATTCGGGACACCCGCTTTGGGAAGTTTGCCAAGATGCCCAAG AGCCAGAAGCTCCGGGAAGTCTTCAACATGAACATCCCCGACAACTTCCTGCTGAAGACGCTCACAGTGGTATCCGGCCCTGACATGGTGGACCTCACCTTCCATAACTTCGTCTCCTATAAGGACAACGTGGGCAAG GACTGGGCTGAAGACGTACTGGCTCTGGCCAAGCACCCGCTGACGGCCAACGCCTCCCGCAGCACCTTCCTGGACAAGAT CCTTGTGAAGCTCAAGATGCAGCTTAACCCTGAGGGGAAGATTCCCGTGAAGAA TTTCTTCCAGATGTTCCCTGCTGACCGCAAGCGGGTAGAAGCTGCCCTCAGTGCCTGCCACCTCCCCAAAGGCAAG AACGATGCCATCAATCCTGAGGACTTCCCAGAGTCCGTGTACAAGAGCTTCCTCATGAGCCTCTGTTCTCGGCCAGAAATAGATGAGATCTTCACTTCCTA ccactccaaggccaaaccCTATATGACTAAGGAGCACCTGGCCAAATTCATCAACCAGAAACAGCGCGACTCCAGGCTCAATTCCCTGCTGTTCCCGCCAGCGCGTCCTGACCAGGTGCAGGGCCTCATCGACAAGTACGAGCCCAGCGGCATCAATGTGCAGCGGG GCCAGCTGTCCCCCGAGGGCATGGTGTGGTTTCTCTGCGGGCCGGAGAACAGTGTGCTGGCCCAGGACAAGCTGCTGCTGCACCACGACATGACCCAGCCGCTCAACCATTACTTCATCAACTCCTCCCACAACACCTACCTGACAG CCGGCCAGTTCTCAGGCCTCTCCTCTGCTGAGATGTACCGCCAAGTGCTGCTGGCAGGCTGCCGCTGCGTGGAGCTGGACTGCTGGAAGGGGAAGCCCCCCGACGAAGAGCCCATCATCACCCACGGTTTCACCATGACCACAGACATCTATTTCAAG gaagcaaTCGAAGCCATTGCAGAAAGTGCCTTTAAGACCTCCCCTTATCCGGTCATCCTGTCATTTGAAAACCACGTGGACTC ACCCCGCCAACAGGCTAAGATGGCCGAGTACTGCCGGACGATGTTTGGGGATATGCTGCTCACAGAACCCCTGGAGAAGTTCCCG CTGAAACCTGGCatccccctgcccagccctgagGATCTCCGAGGCAAGATCCTAATCAAGAACAAGAAGAACCAGTTTTCTGGCTCTGCATCCcccagcaaagagctggacgGGGAGGCTGAGGGTAGCAGCCCACCCAATGCCCCTGTGGGTGAAGATACAG TGTGGGCTGGTGAGGAAGGGGCTgagttggaggaggaggaggtagaagaggaagaggaggagtcGGGAAACCTGGatgaagaagagataaagaagatgcagtcaGATGAG GGCACAGCGGGCCTGGAGGTGACGGCCTACAAGGAGATGTCCAGCCTGGTCAATTACATCCAGCCCACCAAGTTCATCTCCTTCGAGTTCTCTGCCC AAAAGAATCGAAGTTATGTTATCTCCTCCTTCACGGAGCTCAAGGCTTACGACCTGCTCTCCAAGTCCTCAGTGCAGTTTGTGGA CTACAACAAGCGCCAGATGAGCCGCATCTACCCCAAGGGTACCCGCATGGACTCCTCCAACTACATGCCTCAGATGTTCTGGAATGCTGGTTGTCAGATGGTTGCCCTCAACTTCCAGACGATGG ACCTGCCCATGCAGCAGAACATGGCGCTTTTCGAGTTCAACGGGCAGAGTGGCTACCTCCTCAAGCATGAGTTCATGCGTCGGTCGGACAAGCAGTTCAATCCCTTCTCAGTGGACCGCATCGACGTGGTGGTAGCCACCACCCTTTCCATTACG GTGATTTCTGGGCAGTTCCTGTCAGAACGCAGTGTGCGCACCTATGTGGAAGTGGAGCTGTTTGGCCTTCCGGGAGATCCCAAGAGGCGCTATCGCACCAAGCTATCACCCAGTACCAACTCCATCAATCCGGTCTGGAAGGAGGAGCCCTTTGTCTTTGAGAAG ATCTTGATGCCTGAGCTGGCTTCCCTGAGAGTCGCTGTGATGGAGGAAGGCAACAAGTTTCTTGGACACCGCATCATTCCCATCAGTGCCCTGAATTCTG GATACCACCATCTCTGTCTGCACAACGAGAGCAACATGCCACTCACAATGCCTGCGCTCTTCGTCTTCCTGGAGATGAAGGACTATGTGCCTGACACCTGGGCAG ATCTCACTGTGGCCCTCGCCAATCCTATCAAGTTCTTCAGTGCCCATGATAAGAAGGCTGTGAAGCTCAAGGAAGCCATGGGAGGCCAGTCCGAG AGTCCCTTCCCTCTTGGGAATCACCCTGCCAGCCAGATCAACGGGGCATCGGCTCCAACAAGCAACGGGTCAGCAG CAGCCGGGGCCAAGAGGGAGGAGGCCACGAAAGAAACTGCGG AACCGCAGACCGCCAGCCTGGAGGAGCTGCGGGAGCTGAAGGGCGTCGTGAAGCTGCAGCGGCGCCAGGAGAAGGAGCTTCGGGAACTGGGGCGGCGCGGCGTGCGGCGCTGGGAGGAGCTGCTGCAGAGGGGCGCGGCGCAGCTGGCCGGGCTCGGGCCGCCAGGCGCCGGGGGCAGCGGCGGGTGCCGGGGCCGCAAGCTCGGCCCGGGCAAGGGATCTCGAAAAAAGAG GACCCTGCCGGGCGAGGACACCGCCGGGGCGGCGTCGGCCGAAGGCCCCGAGGGCGAGGACGTGCGCCTGCGAGAGCTGAGGGAcaggctggagctggagctgctgCAGCTGGGCGAGGAGCAATGCGAGTGTGTCATGAAGCTCAAGGAGCAGCACGCGGCCCAG